The Peptacetobacter hiranonis DNA window TATTACATTAAATCTCTCAGACTTTACACATACTATAAGATCTTTTTTTATAAGATTAAGCATTAACTCCACCGCCTTCCTGATAATAATGTATTAAATCTTCTATATCAGGATTTTTTATCTTATGATAATCTGCACTTCTAAGAAGAGCTCTTATTTCCTCACTTTCTCCTATATTTACAAGTGCTTCACTATATCTCTTGTAGTGGTCTATTCCTATTATATTATCCTTCATAAGAGATAATGTTTCTGAGTCAGATCTAATTACTCTAAAATCTCTTACTATATCTTTCTTTTTAAGATTAAATAGTATTTTTCCTTTTTCTAAATATACTATGTGGTCATAAATCTCCTCTAATTCAGATACGTTGTGAGTAGATATTACAACACTTCCATTTTCTTTTTTTATATAGTCTTTAAAAATTCTTATAAGCTCTTTTCTTACAGATTTTTCTAGTCCATATATAGGCTCATCTAGTATAAGTAATTTTGCATGATGACTAAGCGCTGTGCTTATCATTACCTTTTCACACTGTCCTTTTGATAAATTTTTTATCTTTTCTTCAGGGTCTAAGTTAAAGTTATCAAAATACATATCATATACTTCTTCATCAAAATTCTTATAAAACATAGATACTATTTTTTTATAATCTCTCAATTTTAAATTTGGATAAAAGCTTAGATTATCATAAACAAAACCTATATCATTTTTATATCCAACTGGATCTTTTTCTACATTATTTCCATTTAATTCTATTTTTCCCGAACTAGGCTTATAAAGCCCCATTATTAAATTTATAATACTAGTTTTTCCTGAGCCATTATCTCCAATTATTCCCATAATCTTTCCTGGCTCAAGTCTTATATTTATATTATTCAGTGAAAAATTTTCAAATGTTTTTGAAACTCCTTCTATATTTAACAAGTAATCACCTCATATAATAATAGTTATTTTTGTAATGTATGGCTATTCTTTAATTATATCACGTAATCGATGTATATTGAAATGTATATAAAACTTGAAATGTATATACTTGTTAAAAATTATGCTATAATACATATTGTAAAGAGGTGAACTTATGAAAAAAAGGCTAATAACTATTAATTCTAATGACCTACCAAAATCGGTAGAAACAAAAAATTTATTTAAAAAGAAACTTAAAGAAGCAGGCTTTGAAGTTTCTGAGGAATTTTCTGATGATACAGAGCTTGTTGTCTGTGTTGGTGGAGATGGATCTTTTTTAAAAACTGTTAGAGATTTTGATTACCCTGAAGTTCCTATTGTCGGTATAAATACTGGGCATCTAGGATTTTTCCCAGAGATAGTGCCCGATAAAATAGATGAATTTATAGAAAGTTATTTAAATGAAAATTATATGATTCAAGAAGTTCCATTACTTCGGGCAATGATTTGTACTCATAAAAGTTGTGTAAACTTCTTTGCTCTAAATGATGTAA harbors:
- a CDS encoding ABC transporter ATP-binding protein — translated: MLNIEGVSKTFENFSLNNINIRLEPGKIMGIIGDNGSGKTSIINLIMGLYKPSSGKIELNGNNVEKDPVGYKNDIGFVYDNLSFYPNLKLRDYKKIVSMFYKNFDEEVYDMYFDNFNLDPEEKIKNLSKGQCEKVMISTALSHHAKLLILDEPIYGLEKSVRKELIRIFKDYIKKENGSVVISTHNVSELEEIYDHIVYLEKGKILFNLKKKDIVRDFRVIRSDSETLSLMKDNIIGIDHYKRYSEALVNIGESEEIRALLRSADYHKIKNPDIEDLIHYYQEGGGVNA